TCGGGCCTGGCCGACCCCCAGCCGCCCCAGCCTCCCGGAACCCCCTGAGGACGCCGACGGCGGCCGGGGCACGCGAAAGGCCCGCCGCCCACCGGGAGTTCCCGACGGACGACGGACCCGAACAGCTCAGTCGCCGGCTCGTGCCGGCCGATCCCCGAAGATCCGCCGGACAGTCCCTAGTCGGACGACAGCTTCGGCTTCGGGCGCCACACCACCAGCGCGCTGGTCTGCTGCACGTCCTGGTACGGCACCAGGTCCCGCCGGTACGACGCGTGGACCTGGGCCTCGCGCTGGCGCATCGCCGCCGCCGCGCCGTCCACCGCCGCGCCGAGTTCCGCCACGCGGGCCTGGAGCGCGGCGACCTGGTTCTCCAGTTCGATGATCCGCTTGATGCCGGCCAGATTGATACCCTCGTCCTGCGACAACTGCTGCACCTGGCGCAGCAGTTCGATGTCGCGTGCCGAGTAACGCCTGCCGCGGCCCGCCGTCCGGTCCGGCGAGACCAGACCCAACCGGTCGTACTGACGCAGGGTCTGCGGATGCAGCCCCGACAGCTGAGCCGCCACCGAGATGACGTACACCGGCGACTCGTCGGTCAGTTCGAAGGCCCGGTTGAACGATGACTGCGGTCGACGCCGCCCGACCCCGTCCATGGAGTCACGCTCCCTTCGCTGCCTGGAACAGCTCGTCCCGCGGGTTCTCCCCCGCGGTCGCCTTCCGGTAGGACTCCAGCGCGTCACGAGCCTCGGCACCGAGTTCCTTGGGAACGACCACCTCGACGGTGACGAGGAGATCGCCGCGACTGCCGTCCTTGCGTACGGCACCCTTCCCCCGGGCGCGCATCGTACGTCCGTTGGGGGTGCCCGCGGGCAGTTTCAGGGTGACCGGCGGACCGCCCAGCGTCGGGACCTTCACCTCGCCGCCGAGCGCCGCCTCCACGAAGGTGACCGGCACCGTGACGGTGAGGTTGTCGTCCTTGCGGCCGAAGACCGGGTGCGAGCCGACGTGGACCACCACGTACAGATCGCCCCCGGGACCGCCGCGCTCGCCCGGCGCGCCCTTGCCGCGCAGCCGGATCCGCTGGCCGTCGCTGACGCCCGCCGGGATGCGGACCTGCATGGTCCGCGAGGACCGGGCACGGCCGCTGCCCTTGCAGACGTCGCACGGGTCCTGGGCGATCAGCCCACGGCCCTTGCAGTCCACGCAGGGGTCGGTCAGCGAGAAGCCGCCGCCCGAGCCGCGCGACACCTGACCGGTGCCGACACAGGTCGGGCAGACCCTCGGTGAGCCGTTCTTGTCGCCGGTGCCCGAACACGCCTTGCAGGGGGCCTGGCTGGACATCCGGAGCGGGACCGTGGCCCCGTCGACCGCCTCGGTGAAGCTGAGCGTCACCTCGGACTCGATGTCCTGGCCCCGGCGCGGCTGCGTCCGCGTGCCGGTGCCGGGCCCGCCTCTGTTGAAGAGGCCGCCGAACACGTCCCCGAGTCCGCCGCCGAAGCCGCCCGCGCCGCCCTGGCCCTGGCCCTGCGGCCCGCCGCCCTGGGGGCCGCCTCCGAAGAGGTCCCCCAGGTCGAAGTTGAAGGACCCGCCGCCGGCGCCGGGGCCGGCCCGGAAGCCGCCCCCGTTGCCGAAGAGCGAGCGGGCCTCGTCGTACTCCTTGCGCCGCTTGGGGTCACCGAGGATGTCGTTCGCCTCGGAGATCTCCTTGAAGCGCTCCTCGGCCTTGACGTCGCCCTTGTTGGCGTCCGGGTGGAACTCGCGGGCGAGCTTCCGGTACGCCTTCTTGATCTCGGCCTCGGTGGCGTCCTTGGGGACGCCGAGAACCTTGTAGTAGTCCTTCTCCACGAAGTCCTTGGTACTCATTCCCGACGTCCCTCCTCACTGCCCGTCATGCGTACTGCCCGTCCGTGCCGCCACCGGGACCCGTGGGCCCCGGCACGTCAGCCCTCGTCCGGGCCACCGTTCTCCTCGTCCGTGTCCGGCTCGTCGGCGGTCTTCGCCTTCTCCCCGGGCTGGACCCCCGGCTGGGGCTCCGCCACGGCGACGCGCGCGGGCCTGATGGTCCGCTCGCCGAACCGGTACCCAGGCTGGAGGATCGCGACGCACGTGTCCTCGGTGACATCCGGCGCGTAGCTGTGCATCAGCGCCTCGTGGATGGTCGGGTCGAAGGGCTCGCCCTCCTTGCCGAACTGCTGGAGGCCCATCTTGGAGGCCACCGTCTCCAGCGACTCCGCCACCGACTTGAACCCGCCCACGAGCTCGGCGTGCTCCCGGGCGCGCCCGATGTCGTCCAGCACGGGCAGCAGCTCGGTCAGGAGGTTCGCGATGGCGATCTCCTTGACCGTGATGCGGTCCCGCTCGACCCGGCGGCGGTAGTTCTGGTACTCGGCCTGAAGCCGCTGGAGGTCGGCCGTGCGCTCACCGAGCGC
Above is a window of Streptomyces sp. NBC_01498 DNA encoding:
- a CDS encoding heat shock protein transcriptional repressor HspR — encoded protein: MDGVGRRRPQSSFNRAFELTDESPVYVISVAAQLSGLHPQTLRQYDRLGLVSPDRTAGRGRRYSARDIELLRQVQQLSQDEGINLAGIKRIIELENQVAALQARVAELGAAVDGAAAAMRQREAQVHASYRRDLVPYQDVQQTSALVVWRPKPKLSSD
- the dnaJ gene encoding molecular chaperone DnaJ encodes the protein MSTKDFVEKDYYKVLGVPKDATEAEIKKAYRKLAREFHPDANKGDVKAEERFKEISEANDILGDPKRRKEYDEARSLFGNGGGFRAGPGAGGGSFNFDLGDLFGGGPQGGGPQGQGQGGAGGFGGGLGDVFGGLFNRGGPGTGTRTQPRRGQDIESEVTLSFTEAVDGATVPLRMSSQAPCKACSGTGDKNGSPRVCPTCVGTGQVSRGSGGGFSLTDPCVDCKGRGLIAQDPCDVCKGSGRARSSRTMQVRIPAGVSDGQRIRLRGKGAPGERGGPGGDLYVVVHVGSHPVFGRKDDNLTVTVPVTFVEAALGGEVKVPTLGGPPVTLKLPAGTPNGRTMRARGKGAVRKDGSRGDLLVTVEVVVPKELGAEARDALESYRKATAGENPRDELFQAAKGA
- the grpE gene encoding nucleotide exchange factor GrpE encodes the protein MTEETPGFEEKPDVPSGATPEDAAPKAAEPDSAKEPGPAAPPAGDVQQDATQTALIAQLDQVRTALGERTADLQRLQAEYQNYRRRVERDRITVKEIAIANLLTELLPVLDDIGRAREHAELVGGFKSVAESLETVASKMGLQQFGKEGEPFDPTIHEALMHSYAPDVTEDTCVAILQPGYRFGERTIRPARVAVAEPQPGVQPGEKAKTADEPDTDEENGGPDEG